One segment of Pyrococcus sp. ST04 DNA contains the following:
- a CDS encoding ZIP family metal transporter: MLQDLSGLSLAIVGGLFVALMTSLGSLLAVFVKRVPSWGINFSLAFAAGIMLVASFTSLILPGIEHGGFVQVSIGILLGIILVYALDRYLPHEHLTKGYEGPARLREKLRRAWLLAIAMIIHNLPEGLAVGTSIAFSSKDGIITALAIGIQDFPEGTAVSLPLAAVEGKLLRPITLGIISGIAEMVMVILGYSLFSVFSGLLGYGMGIAGGAMLYVTIKELIPEIYREETEETIVTLGFLTGFYVMLFLDSTLG; the protein is encoded by the coding sequence ATGCTACAAGATCTTAGTGGACTAAGTCTAGCCATTGTTGGAGGATTGTTTGTAGCCTTAATGACATCTTTAGGTTCTCTGCTAGCTGTTTTTGTAAAAAGGGTCCCTTCTTGGGGAATAAACTTCAGCTTAGCGTTTGCTGCTGGAATAATGCTCGTTGCAAGCTTCACGAGTTTGATCCTACCAGGAATAGAGCATGGAGGCTTTGTACAGGTTTCTATTGGGATACTACTCGGGATAATTCTAGTTTACGCCCTTGACAGATATCTCCCTCATGAGCACCTCACTAAGGGATACGAAGGCCCAGCAAGACTAAGAGAAAAGCTGAGAAGAGCATGGTTATTGGCCATAGCTATGATAATTCACAATCTTCCAGAAGGTCTTGCAGTGGGAACATCAATAGCCTTCAGCTCTAAAGATGGTATAATAACTGCACTCGCAATAGGAATACAAGATTTCCCAGAGGGTACAGCAGTCTCTCTACCACTAGCCGCCGTTGAGGGAAAGTTGCTGAGGCCTATAACCCTCGGTATCATAAGTGGGATAGCCGAAATGGTCATGGTGATACTGGGATACTCACTATTCTCTGTATTTTCTGGATTGTTGGGATATGGAATGGGGATAGCTGGAGGCGCCATGCTATACGTTACCATAAAAGAGCTAATCCCAGAAATATACCGTGAGGAAACTGAGGAAACCATAGTGACGTTGGGATTTTTAACGGGCTTTTACGTTATGCTGTTCTTGGACTCAACGCTAGGGTGA
- a CDS encoding acetamidase/formamidase family protein, with protein MIVVPREKHVYSFGPNMKEVARAKPGDIIVFETLDALGGQIKSEEDTIEKIDFSRVNPATGPVYIEGAEKGKTLVVKILDIEVEKKGVIVTAPGAGVLGSKVKEPKTRICEIKGNFVYFGNLRIPLKPMIGVIGVAYEEETPTGTPGPHGGNMDTNLITIGSTVYFPVFKDGAYLALGDLHAVMADGEVCVSACEVAGKVMVKVDVAEYKLKWPVVEDRDSYYLLVSNENLEKAIEEAVSLGVEMLKKANNITWDEAYMLASLVMDVQISQLVDPRKTVRIRLPKQYLPQLQP; from the coding sequence ATGATAGTTGTTCCGAGAGAGAAACATGTATACTCTTTCGGCCCAAATATGAAAGAGGTGGCTAGGGCCAAGCCGGGTGATATAATAGTTTTCGAAACTCTGGATGCCCTTGGGGGACAGATAAAGAGTGAGGAAGATACAATTGAGAAAATTGATTTTTCCAGAGTTAATCCAGCAACGGGCCCAGTTTACATTGAAGGCGCTGAGAAGGGAAAAACATTGGTCGTTAAGATCCTGGATATAGAGGTTGAGAAAAAGGGAGTCATTGTAACAGCTCCAGGAGCGGGTGTTCTTGGTTCAAAGGTTAAAGAGCCAAAAACAAGGATCTGTGAAATAAAAGGAAACTTTGTTTACTTTGGTAATTTAAGAATACCATTAAAGCCAATGATCGGCGTTATAGGCGTTGCATATGAAGAGGAAACACCAACCGGAACTCCCGGACCTCACGGTGGAAATATGGATACAAACCTGATAACAATTGGTTCGACAGTTTACTTCCCTGTATTCAAAGATGGGGCATACTTGGCCTTGGGCGATCTACATGCGGTAATGGCGGATGGGGAGGTTTGTGTGTCCGCTTGTGAAGTTGCTGGAAAGGTGATGGTGAAAGTTGATGTCGCCGAGTATAAGCTTAAATGGCCGGTGGTTGAAGATAGAGATTCGTACTACCTATTGGTCTCCAACGAGAACCTTGAGAAAGCTATAGAGGAAGCGGTTTCTCTTGGAGTTGAGATGCTCAAAAAGGCTAACAATATAACCTGGGATGAGGCCTATATGCTGGCCAGTTTGGTCATGGACGTTCAGATAAGCCAATTAGTTGACCCAAGGAAAACCGTGAGGATTAGGTTGCCCAAGCAGTACCTTCCTCAGCTACAGCCCTAG
- a CDS encoding cation diffusion facilitator family transporter produces MLMLERKMLISVVLNVGITIAEIIGGILSGSLALLSDSLHNFSDAMGILASYIALRIGKMKKNEKFTFGYRRAEILVAFLNSTILVGVSLFLIVEAYRRFSNLKPINARIMLPVATVGLFANLISVALLHEHSHESMNVRSAYLHLLSDTLSSIAVVVGGLMLMKYGVLWIDPAITVAVSLYILREAYYILKESIEVLMEASPNINLESIKKEIESIPGVRNAHHFHVWRVGEDEIHFECHIATRDMMLSEAQKIIDKVEKILRKHGIKHVTIQLEVDRCEEEGIICPK; encoded by the coding sequence ATGTTGATGCTCGAAAGAAAGATGCTGATTTCAGTCGTATTAAATGTGGGAATAACGATTGCAGAAATTATTGGAGGAATCCTTTCTGGTAGCTTGGCTCTTCTAAGTGATTCTCTTCATAACTTCAGCGATGCCATGGGGATTTTGGCTAGCTATATAGCCCTCAGGATAGGAAAGATGAAGAAAAATGAAAAGTTCACGTTCGGGTATAGGAGGGCTGAAATACTCGTTGCATTTCTAAACTCCACTATTTTAGTTGGGGTTTCGCTTTTTCTCATAGTTGAAGCATACAGAAGATTCTCAAATTTAAAACCCATCAATGCCAGAATAATGCTTCCGGTGGCAACTGTTGGACTTTTTGCAAATTTGATCTCCGTTGCCCTCCTTCATGAACACTCCCACGAAAGCATGAATGTTAGATCAGCTTACCTCCACTTACTCAGCGATACGCTCTCATCGATTGCAGTTGTAGTTGGAGGGCTAATGCTAATGAAATATGGGGTCTTGTGGATAGACCCAGCAATAACAGTAGCCGTATCTCTATACATTCTAAGAGAAGCATATTACATTCTCAAGGAGAGCATCGAAGTTCTCATGGAAGCTTCCCCCAACATAAACCTTGAGAGCATAAAGAAGGAGATAGAAAGCATTCCCGGAGTTAGAAACGCCCACCACTTCCATGTCTGGAGGGTTGGAGAGGATGAAATCCACTTCGAGTGCCACATAGCAACGAGGGATATGATGCTTAGCGAAGCTCAGAAGATAATCGATAAAGTAGAGAAAATACTTAGGAAGCATGGAATTAAGCATGTCACAATTCAGCTTGAGGTGGATAGATGTGAGGAAGAAGGGATCATATGCCCAAAATAG
- a CDS encoding RNase J family beta-CASP ribonuclease: protein MIKIYTLGGYEEVGKNMTAVEYDGEVVIIDMGIRLDRVLIHEDVEFQKMSSKDLRKLGAIPDDRPIRDKKVVAIALSHGHLDHIGAIGKLAPHYPDVPIYGTPYTIRLAKSEIKGEEYFEVTNPLYETNYGEIVQVSENLAIEFVQITHSIPHSSIVVVHTPEGAVVYACDYKFDNNHPYGEKPDYKRLKELGREGVKVLIAESTRVAEETKTPSEAVAKMLLEDFFLYEGMEADGLIATTFASHIARLQELIEIANKMGRQAIFIGRSLAKYTGIAKQLGLIKMKGSRVLRSPNAVSKVLKEVSQARENYLLIVTGHQGEPGAILTRMANGELYDIGSRDTVVFSAGVIPNPLNIAQRYALETKLKMKGVRMIKNLHVSGHASREDHRYLIRMLNPENIVPAHGEFRMLTHYAELAEEEGYMIGKDVFVSRNGYKVEIP, encoded by the coding sequence ATGATAAAGATATACACTCTGGGAGGATACGAGGAAGTAGGGAAGAACATGACAGCTGTTGAGTATGATGGGGAAGTGGTGATAATCGATATGGGGATAAGGCTTGATAGAGTCTTAATTCATGAAGACGTTGAGTTTCAAAAAATGAGTTCAAAGGATCTGAGGAAGCTCGGGGCGATACCAGATGACAGGCCAATTAGGGACAAGAAAGTCGTTGCAATAGCCCTTTCTCATGGCCATCTTGACCACATAGGGGCCATTGGAAAACTTGCTCCGCACTATCCAGACGTTCCTATCTATGGGACTCCATACACAATAAGGTTAGCCAAGAGTGAGATAAAGGGAGAGGAGTACTTTGAGGTAACGAATCCCCTATATGAGACTAACTATGGGGAAATAGTCCAAGTGAGCGAAAATCTCGCGATTGAATTCGTCCAGATAACCCACTCAATACCCCACTCCTCAATAGTTGTTGTCCACACACCTGAAGGGGCTGTGGTCTATGCCTGTGACTATAAGTTCGACAATAATCATCCTTATGGGGAAAAGCCTGACTATAAGAGGCTCAAAGAGCTTGGCAGGGAGGGAGTTAAGGTTTTGATAGCTGAATCAACGAGGGTCGCTGAAGAAACCAAAACGCCAAGCGAGGCAGTCGCGAAGATGCTCCTTGAAGACTTCTTTTTGTATGAGGGGATGGAGGCGGATGGGTTAATAGCGACGACCTTCGCTTCCCATATAGCGAGGCTCCAGGAGCTGATAGAGATAGCAAACAAAATGGGTCGGCAGGCCATTTTCATTGGAAGATCTCTGGCTAAGTATACTGGAATAGCAAAGCAGCTTGGACTCATAAAGATGAAGGGGTCAAGAGTCCTAAGAAGCCCAAATGCTGTAAGCAAAGTGCTTAAAGAAGTCTCTCAGGCAAGAGAAAATTACCTTTTAATAGTGACCGGTCACCAAGGAGAGCCAGGGGCAATATTAACAAGGATGGCGAACGGTGAGCTTTATGACATAGGTTCTAGGGACACCGTCGTTTTCTCGGCCGGCGTGATCCCGAATCCCCTAAACATTGCCCAGAGATACGCCTTGGAAACGAAGCTCAAAATGAAAGGTGTTAGGATGATAAAGAACCTTCACGTCTCGGGTCATGCGAGCAGGGAAGATCATAGGTATTTGATCAGAATGTTGAACCCCGAAAATATTGTTCCAGCTCATGGGGAATTCAGGATGCTCACCCACTATGCAGAGCTGGCAGAGGAGGAGGGGTACATGATTGGAAAGGATGTCTTCGTGTCGAGGAACGGCTACAAGGTGGAGATTCCGTAG
- a CDS encoding polyprenyl synthetase family protein codes for MGKYDELFARIKEKAKHVDEKIFELIPKKEPAILYDAARHYPLAGGKRVRPFVVLTATEAVGGEWEKAIYPAVAVELIHNYSLVHDDIMDMDETRRGRPTVHKLWGINMAILAGDLLFSKAFEAISRADISPEKKAKILETIVKASNELCEGQAMDLEFENRDTVTIDEYMRMISGKTGALFDASAKVGGIVGTENEEYIAALSTWGRNVGIAFQIWDDVLDLIADEEKLGKPVGSDIRKGKKTLIVAHFFENADEEAKKRFLKIFGKYAGDVKGQGIIEEDVKAEVREAIDLLKDYGSIDYAARIAREMIERANKALEILPESPARKDLELLAKFIVEREY; via the coding sequence ATGGGAAAGTACGATGAGCTGTTTGCTAGAATTAAAGAGAAGGCCAAGCACGTTGATGAAAAGATATTTGAGCTCATACCGAAAAAAGAACCAGCAATTCTCTATGATGCGGCGAGGCACTACCCCCTAGCTGGTGGAAAGAGGGTAAGGCCGTTTGTTGTATTAACGGCTACTGAAGCCGTTGGCGGGGAGTGGGAGAAGGCGATTTATCCAGCGGTTGCTGTGGAGTTAATTCATAACTATTCCCTCGTGCACGATGACATAATGGATATGGACGAAACCAGGAGAGGCAGGCCGACTGTTCACAAGCTGTGGGGAATAAACATGGCAATACTAGCTGGAGACCTGCTATTCAGCAAGGCTTTTGAGGCAATATCTAGGGCAGATATATCTCCTGAGAAAAAAGCCAAGATCCTGGAGACAATTGTTAAGGCATCCAACGAACTCTGTGAAGGACAGGCCATGGATTTAGAGTTTGAAAACAGGGATACCGTTACTATTGATGAGTATATGAGAATGATAAGTGGAAAGACAGGAGCCCTATTTGATGCTTCCGCTAAGGTCGGAGGGATAGTTGGCACAGAAAATGAGGAGTACATTGCAGCACTATCCACATGGGGAAGGAACGTTGGGATAGCATTTCAAATATGGGATGACGTGCTTGACCTGATAGCTGACGAGGAAAAGCTTGGAAAGCCTGTGGGAAGTGATATACGGAAAGGAAAGAAAACATTAATAGTTGCCCATTTCTTTGAGAATGCTGATGAAGAGGCAAAGAAGAGGTTTCTCAAGATATTCGGAAAGTACGCTGGGGATGTTAAGGGACAAGGAATAATTGAAGAGGATGTTAAGGCAGAAGTTAGAGAAGCCATTGATCTCTTGAAGGATTATGGCAGCATAGACTATGCAGCTAGAATAGCCAGAGAAATGATAGAGAGGGCTAACAAAGCCCTGGAAATTCTGCCCGAGAGTCCTGCAAGGAAGGATCTGGAACTCTTGGCAAAGTTCATAGTTGAGAGGGAATATTGA
- a CDS encoding DUF3267 domain-containing protein, with the protein MERLNLEDYMNDIVILYLMVFLLSAKLISYIVGDLVISVKSIYEAFYYSVLPLLVVVILHEGMHALVVLLYGGKIRVGTKVIDKIILTPYVATDSKLPARKYLKVALAPLALSLVAIVLAKAYNSLFWSLVFIYNTAGFVGDLLVVTSLLKMPREALVWDSGTSLYSTHQIPRPYSRRVSMIIKLAFVLMLLIFSREIRIVVETS; encoded by the coding sequence ATGGAAAGGCTTAACCTCGAGGATTACATGAACGATATAGTAATCCTGTATCTTATGGTTTTTCTTCTCTCCGCCAAGCTCATTTCATATATAGTTGGAGATCTCGTTATAAGTGTGAAATCCATTTATGAAGCCTTCTATTATTCTGTCCTTCCGTTACTTGTGGTTGTAATTCTCCATGAAGGAATGCATGCCCTCGTGGTACTCCTATATGGAGGAAAAATTAGGGTTGGCACAAAGGTTATTGACAAAATCATCTTAACACCCTACGTTGCCACTGACTCAAAATTACCCGCTAGAAAGTACTTAAAAGTCGCGTTAGCTCCACTTGCGCTCTCTCTAGTTGCGATAGTCCTAGCAAAGGCATATAATTCTCTGTTCTGGTCCTTAGTTTTCATATATAATACAGCTGGATTTGTGGGGGATTTACTCGTTGTTACCTCCCTACTTAAAATGCCAAGAGAAGCTTTAGTTTGGGACTCCGGGACTTCCTTGTACTCCACCCATCAAATTCCCAGACCCTATTCACGTAGGGTATCCATGATAATAAAATTAGCCTTTGTCCTTATGCTCTTAATATTCTCTCGGGAAATTAGAATTGTCGTAGAGACGAGCTAG
- a CDS encoding NAD(+) kinase: MKFGIVARRDKEEALKLAYRVYDFLKVSGYDVVVDRETHENFPHFREEDVIPLEEFDVDFIIAIGGDGTILRIEHKTKRDIPILSINMGTLGFLTEVEPPETFFAINRLLEGDYYIDERIKLRTFIDGKNNVPDALNEVAILTGIPGKIIHMRYYIDGGLADEVRADGLVISTPTGSTGYAMSAGGPFVDPRLDTIVIVPLLPLPKTSVPMVVPGNSTIDVRLVTEREIILAIDGQYYEHLPPEVEIRVKKSPRKTKFVRFTKEIYPKYTMRIKERH; encoded by the coding sequence ATGAAGTTCGGTATAGTCGCTAGAAGAGACAAAGAAGAAGCCCTGAAACTAGCATACAGGGTTTACGACTTTTTGAAGGTTAGTGGATATGACGTAGTTGTTGACAGGGAGACTCATGAAAACTTTCCTCACTTTAGAGAAGAAGATGTGATCCCCCTTGAGGAGTTCGACGTTGACTTCATAATAGCAATCGGTGGCGATGGTACAATTCTGAGGATAGAACACAAAACCAAGAGAGACATCCCAATATTGAGCATAAATATGGGTACACTGGGTTTTCTCACTGAAGTCGAACCTCCAGAGACATTTTTCGCCATTAACAGGCTTCTTGAGGGAGATTATTATATAGATGAAAGGATAAAGCTCAGGACGTTCATAGATGGCAAGAACAACGTCCCCGATGCCCTTAACGAGGTAGCGATTCTAACTGGAATTCCTGGAAAGATAATACACATGAGATACTACATCGATGGTGGCTTGGCTGATGAGGTTCGGGCAGATGGTTTGGTAATATCAACTCCAACGGGCTCAACCGGTTACGCGATGAGCGCCGGCGGACCGTTCGTTGACCCCAGGCTTGATACCATAGTCATAGTACCCCTCTTGCCCCTACCCAAAACTTCCGTTCCAATGGTAGTTCCCGGAAACTCAACAATAGACGTTAGGTTGGTTACCGAAAGGGAAATAATACTGGCCATAGACGGTCAGTACTACGAACACCTCCCACCGGAAGTTGAGATAAGGGTCAAAAAAAGCCCAAGAAAAACAAAGTTTGTTCGCTTTACAAAGGAAATATATCCAAAATACACCATGAGGATAAAAGAGAGACACTAG
- a CDS encoding homoserine dehydrogenase, whose translation MKEVKVSIFGFGTVGRALAEIIAEKERNFGIRINVVSVTDRSGTVWGDFDLLEVKEVKENAGRIDAVGDYEVFDFSPTELIEEVKPDILVDVSSWDEAYEMYEFALKEGVSVVTSNKPPIAGEYGKLVEVAREGKAGLFFESTVMAGTPIIGLLRENMLGEDISRIRAVVNASTTFILTRMESGKSFEEAFEEAKGLGVLEEDPSKDIDGIDAFYKAKILHWVSYGIPPEEEERIGIRNVREAKNVRLVAEVSRGRISVKPVKLEDGSPLLVSGVYNAAIIETSNLGEIVLRGPGGGGKVTASGVYSDIIKAALGFPSPR comes from the coding sequence ATGAAGGAGGTCAAAGTTTCCATATTCGGGTTTGGAACGGTAGGGAGAGCACTAGCAGAGATAATTGCAGAGAAAGAGAGGAACTTTGGAATTAGAATAAACGTTGTTTCGGTAACTGACAGAAGCGGGACGGTTTGGGGAGATTTTGACTTACTCGAAGTGAAGGAAGTTAAAGAGAATGCGGGGAGGATCGACGCGGTTGGGGACTATGAGGTGTTTGATTTCTCACCCACCGAACTTATAGAGGAGGTAAAACCAGACATTCTGGTGGATGTGAGTAGCTGGGATGAGGCCTATGAGATGTATGAATTCGCATTAAAAGAAGGAGTGAGCGTTGTAACTAGCAACAAGCCTCCGATAGCAGGAGAATACGGAAAACTTGTGGAGGTTGCACGAGAAGGGAAGGCCGGGCTGTTTTTTGAGTCAACTGTTATGGCTGGAACACCAATAATCGGGCTGCTTCGGGAAAATATGCTCGGGGAGGACATTAGTAGGATAAGGGCTGTAGTGAATGCAAGCACGACGTTCATTCTCACAAGAATGGAGAGTGGAAAGAGTTTTGAGGAAGCGTTTGAAGAGGCTAAAGGGCTTGGTGTCCTTGAGGAGGATCCATCAAAGGACATAGATGGAATCGATGCGTTCTATAAGGCAAAGATCCTTCATTGGGTTTCTTATGGAATTCCGCCGGAAGAAGAGGAGAGAATTGGAATAAGAAACGTAAGGGAGGCCAAAAATGTAAGGTTAGTCGCAGAGGTATCGAGAGGAAGGATAAGCGTAAAGCCAGTAAAGCTGGAAGACGGAAGTCCTCTCCTTGTTTCTGGAGTTTACAACGCAGCAATTATTGAAACGAGCAACCTTGGGGAAATTGTTCTCAGAGGCCCAGGAGGAGGCGGGAAAGTAACTGCGAGCGGTGTTTACAGTGATATAATAAAAGCTGCTTTGGGCTTTCCAAGTCCACGCTAG
- a CDS encoding nicotinamidase: MEALIVVDMQRDFMPGGALPVPDGDKIIPKVNEYIKKFKEKGALIVATRDWHPENHISFKERGGPWPRHCVQNTQGAEFVVDLPEDAIIISKATDPDKEAYSGFEGTNLAEILKEKGVKRVYICGVATEYCVRATALDALKYGFEVYLLKDAVKGITPEGEEKALKEMEEKGVKIVENL, encoded by the coding sequence ATGGAGGCCCTGATAGTTGTTGACATGCAGAGGGATTTCATGCCGGGAGGAGCACTACCTGTTCCCGATGGGGATAAAATTATTCCGAAAGTAAACGAATACATAAAGAAATTCAAAGAGAAAGGGGCTCTGATAGTTGCTACAAGGGATTGGCATCCTGAAAATCATATAAGCTTCAAAGAAAGGGGAGGCCCGTGGCCAAGGCACTGTGTTCAAAATACACAGGGAGCTGAGTTCGTTGTAGACCTGCCGGAAGATGCCATAATAATATCTAAGGCAACAGATCCGGATAAAGAGGCATATTCTGGCTTTGAAGGTACTAATTTGGCGGAGATACTAAAAGAGAAGGGGGTAAAGAGGGTATACATCTGTGGTGTCGCAACGGAGTACTGCGTTAGAGCCACTGCACTCGATGCATTAAAGTACGGCTTTGAGGTTTACCTTCTCAAAGATGCTGTTAAGGGGATAACACCAGAAGGAGAAGAAAAGGCCCTCAAAGAAATGGAGGAAAAAGGAGTTAAGATTGTTGAGAACTTGTAA
- a CDS encoding AI-2E family transporter — translation MRLDLNKIVLGVIVITIVYLAILTVLPFFSSLFFAFVTAYALEPVHKKLSKRVGTKNSALFLTLAVIITASVFSMILIYTLTPVVKQAYMYLSDIESWIKGLPIPQGLLEGSVESMITQAIEKGKEYLINLTFSVPRYVLQTIVYLAFVYFFLLKRDAIVDLLTFEDERLMKIIARGNLTLQALIRAWLLLNIAKGVLMTVGFLIFRVSNVPTAILAGLLTILFSFVPLFEGWMIWVVGSFYLLREGHLLLALGLAVYGFTLVSPLPDFTIRPKLVAREANFDETIVLIGMIGGTWGLGLKGLIIGPIVLNVALEMLKEWKKITSSQQS, via the coding sequence ATGAGATTGGATCTGAATAAAATTGTACTCGGAGTCATTGTGATAACAATCGTGTATCTGGCAATACTAACTGTACTACCATTCTTCTCCTCCCTGTTCTTTGCGTTTGTCACAGCATATGCATTAGAGCCAGTCCATAAAAAGCTGAGTAAAAGAGTTGGAACCAAAAATTCAGCCCTGTTTCTTACGCTGGCCGTGATAATTACGGCCTCTGTATTTTCGATGATTTTAATTTATACATTGACCCCTGTTGTTAAACAGGCATACATGTATCTTTCTGACATAGAAAGCTGGATAAAGGGCCTTCCAATTCCTCAAGGTTTACTTGAGGGATCCGTTGAATCCATGATAACCCAAGCAATTGAGAAGGGAAAAGAATACCTGATTAATTTGACTTTTTCTGTACCAAGGTACGTTCTCCAGACGATAGTATATCTTGCGTTTGTCTACTTCTTCTTATTAAAGAGGGATGCTATCGTGGACCTCCTAACTTTTGAAGATGAAAGGCTAATGAAAATCATTGCTCGGGGAAATTTAACACTCCAAGCTTTGATTAGGGCTTGGCTTCTTCTGAATATTGCTAAGGGAGTATTAATGACAGTAGGGTTTCTTATCTTTAGGGTTTCAAATGTACCAACGGCAATTTTGGCCGGGCTATTGACTATCCTTTTCTCTTTCGTTCCCCTCTTCGAAGGCTGGATGATATGGGTAGTCGGGAGCTTCTATCTACTCAGAGAAGGCCACCTGCTTTTGGCCCTCGGGTTGGCTGTTTACGGGTTTACGCTGGTCTCGCCCTTACCTGACTTCACGATAAGACCAAAACTTGTTGCGAGGGAGGCAAACTTCGATGAGACCATCGTGTTAATAGGGATGATAGGGGGAACCTGGGGTCTTGGATTGAAAGGGCTAATAATTGGTCCCATAGTCCTGAACGTTGCCTTGGAAATGCTAAAAGAGTGGAAAAAGATTACAAGTTCTCAACAATCTTAA
- a CDS encoding HIT family protein encodes MKCPFCEPRKDSIVYEGELVRILIDNYPASRGHLLVVPKRHVTSPWKLSDEEKLELMKGVELAMRILKKAFNPDGFNVGINIGEAAGQTVKHLHVHVIPRYFGDSNFPRGGVRKAVLDIEDENLSNRERWIKNRLSKEEVERLKVVADEIGSE; translated from the coding sequence ATGAAATGCCCCTTTTGCGAGCCTAGGAAAGACAGCATAGTATACGAAGGGGAGCTGGTAAGGATACTAATTGACAACTATCCCGCGAGCAGGGGACATCTTCTCGTTGTTCCAAAGAGACACGTTACCTCCCCCTGGAAGCTGAGTGATGAGGAGAAGCTTGAGTTGATGAAAGGTGTTGAGCTTGCAATGAGAATATTGAAAAAGGCCTTCAATCCGGATGGTTTTAATGTTGGAATAAACATAGGAGAAGCCGCAGGCCAAACCGTTAAACATCTTCACGTCCACGTAATCCCTCGCTACTTTGGGGACAGCAACTTTCCAAGGGGAGGAGTTAGGAAGGCTGTCCTTGATATTGAAGATGAAAACCTGTCCAACAGGGAGAGGTGGATCAAAAACAGGCTCAGCAAAGAGGAAGTTGAGAGGCTCAAGGTGGTAGCTGATGAGATTGGATCTGAATAA